The genomic stretch catgcctggcctctgcagctgaaaggtcctcggctgctttcacctggtacctctcgatggcctttgcccgagcctggtcgatggtggcttgggtgcgggtacgagcggcagttgcagtcagcaaagcctgtagacaaaggataaagttagaatcTGTTGCAAAGAGTGAAAAACTAAGGCAAAAGAGATACGAAGTGcttacgctggccatttcatttagagccctgttcagaatttggtcgacccccatagtctctgcctcagccatcgccTCCTTGGAACGGTCATACCTCACGATGTGCGTAAGGCGGTCCTTTGTTGCTCGCAGGGCGCGATtcaagagtttggccccaagggtTTCATCCCGCTGAGTCTGTTCCTTGGCAGCTGCAGGTTGAGGAGTCGTCGTCGCAGGCGGAGTTTCCTTTTCAGCAGGAGCCGAAGgctgagcagaagtttgcccagttggcacgtccttggaaggatcttctgttcgacccttcttggcaggaggtccctggcttgtttcgccgttgtgtctcctAGACGACTTCCGCCAAACCAGaggaacttctacttcctcctcagcctggtataagtcaaaaacgttgggagtggccatatctgcatacaagtaaacacatgcaaatgataagataaaggcagataaaaaactctcgataaaacagaaaagaggtcacaaagttaatacctgagctacaactactggtcgctacactattgactctattagtcatacactcactatctggcatgaagaagtctggccctagatttggagtatatgtaaagttgccctccccgtcaaacaagtgacagggaattggcaaggtatttaaaagcaaaataactttaccgttctcatcagaggattcccccaagtccacaactggctcttttgccttttgtttccccttgccttggggagcagaaggcctttctgcagaaggattgcccgtgggctccctgattgtaacccccgtcggcctccttcatggaggggacgcagggggttgctgctcgggaaccccctcggcagtggcatcggctaccacgggtcctcttgtttcatggcgaggagccaggaggccagctagcctcagattttcatcagtgaccagagacttgacgcttttttctgcgtttgtcatcctggccagtgcattggacctcaacaccatgtctggtgttagggtcggacgtaaccatgggcctgaaagacaaaatgtactttaagaaaaatgaagggaaattcgcTGATGAAAAGTACCGACTAGTAaaagcagcacttacctcctcgagcgaaggccaagttgttgctggttatgtccggagtaaggaagtactccttgctgtactgccccacgttggatatgtgcgtggtggcCCTCAGGaatgtccggtttgtctcctggtgacaaagatggaagaagcctgtcccatactgttgagggttggacttgaggtcaaagagataattgacctcacgggggctggccattttttaagtttgtacaggatatagagtgcggtcagcattctatatccatttggagtaatctggaagggggcgacatcgaaataattagccaccccctgataaaaaggatgtagaggaatgacagcccccgcctctatgtggtaccgagaccaagcactgtatacacctccggggaggttagccctttggtctgcagtaggaattttgagagtgacccctgtgagaggatacttcctaagatagttagaaagcatccgaggagtcactaggctggttggggagaaataccactcgacatcaggcagattccgatggcgagggcgggctctagtttggatgttagggtcaggagcaggattttctcggccactggtcgaaggaaccctggcctgtgaatcaggctgggcaggagggtttggactatcgtcagattcaggtcttttcttgcctaaggatttagagcgtgccatttgaggaggagaagaacgaggtctggaggaagatcgtgaaaaaggaatctcgtgaattcggtcggccggttgttcttcgccttcgagcagctgggcgagaagattgtcgtcgatgggccgttcacctccccacaaatctggcatcaaagtctgcaaacagaagaatggggaggtgaggatagagaatttttaaaggctttttagaataacgctggtcgagtataaaagtcaagcttttatacagcaacattctaacaaaaagctaaatctttccaCACGATCAGTTTGAGAAATGGATCAGAGGGTGAAAGCAACAGGTTTttcataaaagctttttcaactccccttagggcgggaaaaacttatttttcgactggcctaaaaatcgaatttttacttcgattttacgtcctaaaagtacgatcccaactatcaaactaactcataactcttttcacccacaagacattctactgacaAACATCTCAACCtagaagcagatgaactcaaacagtcgacaaacagaagcatgcattacgaaaatttgaagcataaggattcgaaaacttaccagAAAGATGGTCGTGAAGATTGATAGGAGTTTTTGGAGATCGAGGTGCTCTCTGGCCGAATCTTGAAAGTGCAGATGAACGGTCTCCAGGAGAAGAtagaagctctggttttagggtttctggaatGAATAATagtgtgcgtaaaaagaaaaagaaaacttcagagatgttatataagtttgtctgtggcattaaaaaagtgtaatcatcagtttccctttttcgaagtatggggaagcgagatagccgtcgaattattactgagGAACCAAAAGGTCATGATTGGACAGGAGTAggttttttccaagaacacacgaaggaaCCTGACACatatggcggggtcaccgaagggtcgtttactcaaaagtttatttattgctcgtaataaataaacttggggggcaaattttaTTCGAAAAACTgacattgatgacgtggcaagtgatccctggacacgtggctgacatctggagggactctgctagtgtatcgaccaaaAGACACATTATGAGCAGTAAGCGGTCCAGTCTTTTCTGCGACCAGTCTAGTCAATGGTTCCGCATACagcatgatgttccaataaagatctttgtaaatcccgaatttaactcacacaatctcctgaatatccgattattcaggagagaatatctgtaacaatctcgtgtaatcccccttgagcctataaatagaaaaagatagctcaaggaagagacttttggctttcgaattatttgatactagagtaattctacttgaaatattgtattgttcttcagaggttagtgaaactcattggaccatagttctttgatcactcctttgatttccacatcaataacaatctaagtggacgtaggtcattaccagactctggggccgaaccactataaaatatcgtttTCTTATTATTTTGTCATTCGATTTCTtccaacgcattcattcacatcaagcatattctaactccgtgtcaattgaccaaaatctgggtcaacataatttaaacaaacaaacaattaaataatataactcacaacacttaacaattaaataaaaataaaacacaaaaatttaataactaatttttttttggtgcactacatatgtggtgcaggtaaaggcaagagaaagctagaccatccttgagttgatgagcttaggtgacgatatgtacatatgcggccactcgatcgccacgactgagggtttaaaaaggaaatatggttaaaccctattttgccgcttaggttggctggttgtaaatattttattgtaattaacctttaacttatattttgggatcccaatgtatacagtaaacgttttagtgaaacgttgtatcttaaccaaaatttttaaccttatactgttaatcatacttagttacacaattatagtcaaatgactcgattattgagtttagcactgtttaaaatggacaccgtaacgatccctggggattagggcgttacagcctcTCCATTTTTATCTACAATGGAACCCCATCTTGGCGAAGCTACTGTAGTTGTTCAGGGGATGCTTCTCTGTAGGCACCTTGGCCTTCTGAATGTTAGAATCAGGATTGACTGCCTGAGAGTTTGTCAAGTTGTTCGCTGTACTAATTATGGTACCTCTGAGTTTGTGATGATCATTCATGCTATTAATACTTTGGGTAGTAAgcttaattattttactattaatCATTGTAATCGTGCGAACAACAATATATCACACTCCCTAGCTCAATTGGCACCAACCATGGAAACATCTAAGATTTGATGGCCATATTTACTAGTTTGTTTATGGCCTTAAGAGGCATCACACTTTGTGTGTATTTTATTGGCATATTTTGCCTAAGTGAAATTACCCTTTcactaagaaaataaataataactaaCGTCGTTAGGGAGCTGAATCGATTATGGTTGATAAATATGTTAttcactaaaaaaaaaattctttttttctagtaattttaaaatagaataaataacatttttgtccCCCAAACAATGACAACTATATGATTGTGCCATTGAATGATTCACGATGTTAAAAATTTCTCCCGAACTAtacacgttactgaaatatgagacttctgttagatttcgtcctaggtgTCTAACAAATAAATGATGTGGTATTTTGTCGGTTGATGTGGCagtgccatgtgtagaataattaacaattttgcTCCCGAATTTTGATCACGACCAAATTGTGTCATTTTTACtaaaactaatttatttttttcttaaaaataataatttaaaaaaattaagaaagtaAACAATACTgaaagtttcaaattaattaaataaaatttcaaatattcaaaaattaaaaacctaattaataataaataacttttttttactttttattttcttttacaatataaaataaatatattttaaaataaaaattaacaatAAATCCAAAAACAAAGATATTTCTCCTTCATCCTCatctttttaaattaatttttatttatttatttaagtcatTGGTCATCCATCATcctcttttattattattttttatttattttagtatttattttaaagttttattctaaaatagatttattttatattataatggaaaaaaaagataaagtaaagaagagttatttgttattaattagatttttaattttttatggatttaattaatatttttaagaaaaaatttacataatttaataatggtcaaaatttaaaaataaaattaataattattatatacatGACTGTCAATAGATAAAATACACGTTATCAATATATCTAGAACGAAATTTAACTAAAcctcatatttaatatttaagtaAGGTGCTGTCATCCATCTTAAAATGATGTAGGTCACAGACTATAAAAGCGTGCCAAAAAGTGACAAAACCTCTCAGTTTCTCTGAAATGCAATATTGGGGTCTAATTCTATAGCCATTGTTGCCATTGCCACCATGGGAAAGCAGAAGCAACAAGTGATATCTCGTTTCTTTGCTCCCAAATCCAAAACCCCAACATCATCAACGCCTCCAAACCCTTCATCATCACTGCCTTCACCTTCTTCAAGTTTTCTCGTAGTCCCACCAACCCCACCTCCTAAAATTTCAGCCACGGTCACTTTCTCACCATCCAAACGCCTTCGTACTTCCCCAGCTTCCAGACCTCCTAAAGTCCCCAAACTCTCTCCCCACACTCATAATCCCATACCCCAACTTCCCAGTTCCTCGCTTCATCaaaagtttctagagaaacttcTAGAACCCACCTCCCACATCGCAGAACAGCACAAGACTTCAAGTACTCCATCATCATCAAAATCGACTGTTAAGTACACGCCATTGGAGCAACAAGTGGTGGACTTAAAGAAGAAACACCCAGATGTTCTTTTGATGGTGGAAGTCGGTTACAAGTATAGATTTTTTGGCGAAGATGCGGAAATGGCTGCGAGGGTTTTGGGGATTTATGCTCACATGGATCATAATTTTCTGACTGCGAGTGTGCCTACTTTCCGATTGAATGTTCATGTGAGAAGGCTGGTTAGTGCTGGCTTTAAGGTCGGCGTGGTTAAGCAGACCGAGACGGCGGCCATTAAGGCTCATGGCTCGAATAGCATAGGTCCATTTTGTAGAGGGCTATCGGCATTGTACACGAAGGCCACGTTGGAGGCGGCCGAGGATGTGGGAGGAAAGGAAGAAGGGTGTGGTGCAGATAGTAATTATCTGGTTTGTGCTGTGGAAAAAAGCGTTTTGGTAGAGAAAATGGATTCTAGTTTTGGAATGGAAAGTGGGATTGAGGTAAAAGTTGGGATTGTTGGGGTGGAGATATCAACTGGGGATGTTGTTTATGGTGAGTTCAATGATAATTTTATGAGGAGTGGACTTGAGGCTGTTATTCTGAGCTTGTCTCCTGCTGAATTCATTCTTGGGCAGCCACTATCAAAACAAACTGAAAAGGTAGCTTTTTGGCCTTACAGTAACTATGGAAGATTGCATTGAATTATATGTTATGTCTAGACATTTCTATTTGTGTTTATGTGATCCTTTGCTGAGGTTGAGTGGAATAATCATTGTGTGTAGTTATTGCTTGGTTATGCTGGACCTACCTCAAATATTCGTGTGGAGCGTATCTCACGAGATTGCTTCATGGATGGTGGTGCACTCGCTGAAGTTATGACTTTATATGAAAAAATGGATGACTATAATTCACTAGATGATTTAAAGCAAAACAAAGAGGTGACTGAAAAGGGAAATCGTCATTTGGCAATTGAGGCACGATATTCTTTACATTTTTCATGAACAATCTCgaatttttattatttgaatcTATTACTTTTCCGTAAATTGCCCTTTTGAAGATCTTCCACTGGTTGACCTCTGGAACATTTTATCCTTATGCATTAGTATAAAACTACATTATAGTTCTTTGTCATGTGGAAAcgtttatatatattagttatcaTTCAACCTTATTTTCATTTCATTTGctatttttttgttataatgTTTAAAGGGAATCATGAACATGCCAGATTTGGTCATCCAAGCGTTAGCCCTGACTATTCGTTATCTGAAACAATTTGGTTTTGAAAGGATATTTTGTCAAGGAGCTTCTTTTAGGCCCTTATCCAGCAACTTCGAGATGACCCTTTCTGCCAATGCACTTCAACAGTTGGAGGTATATGTTCTTTTAATTAGTTAtgttagaaatatatattttttaattttaatatttccaCAGTGTTGATTGTTTGAACTGTGATTTGCTAATGGAGTTTTTGCTATATCTGTAGTAACTGCAGCAGAAATGTAGTACACTTTAATATGTATTTATCATCTCTAATTCACAACTTATTCAGTCATGGGATCTGAAACAAATTCTGTTAGTCTTATACCTAGATTTCTTCCTTTAATTCAGTTTCCCTTTCAGGTTTTGCAGAACAACAATGatgggtccgaatctggctctTTGTTGCAGTCCATGAATCACACTCTCACTATATTTGGTTCAAGACTTCTTAGGCACTGGGTAAGGCTCACATGTTATTGTGATTATCTTGCATGGTATAGGTTTTATTTTTCAATGTTTAATCTATTTGTGGTACAGGTAACACGCCCTTTATGTGACAGAAACTTGATTATTGCTCGCCATGATGCTGTTTCTGAAATTGGAGAATCCATGGGATCTACTCAAGCTTTTCAAGAGGATGCAGAAAATGCACAAATAAAAAAACCAGAGTTTTATCATGTACTCTCTTCGGTTTTGACAAATTTAGGAAGGGCACCTGATATTCAACGGGGAATAACACGAATTTTCCATCGGACTGCCACACCAACTGAGGTAGTGAATGGCTCCTCCTCCGGTCTTTTATTTGTATACTAATGAACATTCATTGCGGTATTGGATTATTGGTGTCAAATAATTTGTAAGAGTTGCTGAATTATTGAATGGTATAGTTCATTTCAGTTATTCAAGCAATTTTACATGCTGGAAAACAACTTCAACAACTTTACAATGAAGTAGAGGAAGAGAGTAATGAATTTCTCAAAACAACAAATGTATGTTCTGAGCTATTAAGGAAGTTGATACTGACTGCATCGTCATCCACTGTGATTAGACATGCTGCAAAATTGTTGTCTTCCCTAGACAAAGATGCTGCTGATAAACGGGACCTACAAAACTTAATCATTTCTGGTGGTCAATTTCTTGAGGTTTATACAAGAGTTTCATgtaattttttagtatttttggaAGCTCTTTTTGTCTTTTTATTCGTTTCATCTACCGTGCTAGTACTGTTCATTTTCGTAGGTTGCTAGAGCCCGTAAAGAGATTCAATCGACAAAGGGGGAATTGGATTCTTTGATTACTTTGTTTCGCAAGCAGCTTAGAATGAGCAAGCTGGAATTCATGAGTGTGTCTGGGACAACACATTTGATAGAGGTATAATTCATAATCATATTCAAAATAACATACATGGCCCTTATAAATTTCATAAGCAATTATGTAATGCTTCACTATTTGATTGGTATCGACTGCAGTTATCCATTGATGTAAAGGTGCCCTTGAATTGGGTGAAGGTTAATAGTACCAAAAAAACAATCCGGTATCATCCACCTGAAGTGCTAAGTGCCTTAGATAAGCTGTCACTGGCAAATGAGGAGCTTAATATTGCTTGTCAATCTGCTTGGAATAGCTTTCTAGAGGAATTTGGTAAATATTATTCTGATTTCCAAGCCGCCGTTCAAGCACTGGCTGCTTTAGATTGTCTGCATTCACTGGCCATTCTTTCAAGAAATAAGGTATACTATGACATATTGTTTATTCTAATTCTATTCAACTTTTTCAGAGGCTTTAAGGTTGTATAATTCTGTGAGATCATCTGTTGCAGAATTATGTTCGTCCTCTACTCGTATGCGATGATGAACCTGTACAGATACATATCTCTGATGGTCACCATCCGGTATGGGTTTATGCTATTAGTTAGGCTGGACTACATGTTTTTTTCCTAAAGTCCAAAGTCTTAATTCATTTCATGTATGTTAAGTTTGCTTCTTGATTCTATTTAACTATTGCTGTTCATTGTAAATTGGCGATAAAAAATGATTTTAGTTGTTACCTTAGGCCAGTAATATGGTTTAGTGATTCTATTGCTTACTTTGGCCTATATACTTGGTTTGAAAAATGTAAATTGTTGCTAATTGTTGAGGTACCTAATAGTCAATGTGTCTACTATCAAAATGGTCCGAGTCAATAAGAATTAGCTACTTTTCCATATGTTTTGTGCTTCTGGTTAAATGCTTAGACTTTTCCAGGTGTTAGAGATTATATTACAAGACAGTTTTGTCCCAAACAACACAGACTTGCATGCAGAGAGAGAGTATTGTCAAATTGTTACTGGACCTAACATGGGTGGAAAGAGTTGCTACATTCGTCAAGTTGCTCTAATTGCTATTATGGCTCAGGTAAAATCAGAAATATACAGTTGGGCAATGCATAAATATGCATGTATGTTTAAGCTTTTGGCAGTGTATCATGCGCTTTGGTCAAAACGGCTTCATACTTTTTTTTAACCATGTCATCCCTTGTCATGTCATCAAATTTGGATTAGAATACAAACATGGACATATATATAGTGAGACATTTGGTTATAGTTTTAGTAATTTTTGAGTTCTACCGCTCTAGTACAAATATCTATGTGTATATTTCTTCATTGTGTTTCTGAAAGTCCTGTTTGAACTGATTTCAGCTGGAGTAAGATGATTCTCTTATATTTATTGCTTCACAAAAGTGTGTTCTAATTTCTTCAGGTTGGTTCCTTTGTACCAGCGTCATCAGCAAAACTGCATGTTCTTGATGGCATCTACACCCGAATGGGTGCCTCCGATAGTATCCAACAAGGGAGAAGCACCTTCCTAGAAGAACTGTCTGAGGCGTCACATATACTCCGAACTTGCACTGCACGCTCTCTGGTTATAATCGATGAGCTTGGAAGAGGCACTAGCACACACGATGGTGTGGCCATTGCTTATGCTACTTTGCATCACCTTCTGGAGCACAAAAGATGCATGGTCCTCTTCGTCACTCACTACCCTAAAATTGCTGAGATCATAACTAAATTCCCCATTTCTGTCGGGGCATACCATGTCTCATACCTTGCTTCACATAAAACTAAGGGTTCAATGGCTACTGAATCTGATCATGATGTCACCTACCTATATAAGCTTGTGCCTGGCGTTTCAGATAAGAGTTTTGGGTTAAAGGTTGCAGAGCTAGCACAGGTCTCTCTTCTCAATTAATTTCACCAACAAAACTCCATTCatggtttatttatttaattttacgTTTTTATCCTCACTTTAGTTTGTCATATAAATAATCTAGTTAAGCACAATGTTTTTGCAGCTACCATCTTCGTGTATCCGTCGAGCTTCTACCATGGCTACGAAATTAGAAATGGTGGTAAGCAACAGAACAGGAAGTAAGCATAGCAACTTGCAGTTGTTAGACTCAACATCATTAtatgagaaagaaaaagaaaagaggctGAAAATGGAATCTAGGGAGTGGTTGGGTACTTACAAGCAATTCATGATGGACTTGGAAGCTTTACTATCTGTAGAAGATCAAGTAAAGAGCTTCCAACATTTGGAGGAGGCTAGAGACATTGCACAGAAATTGTTAAGCTGCAGGGATAATGATTCTCCTCTTTTAAGTAGAAATAGCACACAAGAAGCACCATTGTGAGCAGGGCTTTATAGATTCTTTCCACCCTTTTGTATATGTTTTTTCTTTGTAAATAATTAATAGAATGACCTCTGGTTTATtacaatatttttaaatttgattatagGCTTCGggtaatattttatttttgaccAAATTACTCCTATAAACATCTCATATACAACCACTGACCTTCCAAAAAATTGTTAAACGAGAGAGAATTGACTGAAGATAATTAGGCTTATTTGTAGCGAAAACCCTTCTTTGGCATTTGAGTCCTTATCCTTCATATTTTTGCATTTAAATTCCCATTCTCACTTGATACTTGCTTGCAGCTGTTAGAATTTACACTTATTCAGTTAGTTTTGCATGACACGTACAtccaaaaatataaataacaaaTAGTAAAGAAAATGATTCTAAAATGAAGCATATCGCCTGAAAAGTTTGAGCTACATGTGCCAAAAGTTTTCAATCTCTTGGGCACCATGCCCAGTGGAGAGGGGAGCTCTAGACAAGCTGATGGACTGATGGTGGTAATCGTGGCAGCGGCGACATTGCGCGGTGGTGGTTAGGTGGTTTCTTCACAGAGCTCTTGCATGTATCTCTGCTGAAGTGGAGAGGCCTGGTTCAGTGGGGTCTTTATCACAATGCCATGAATGACTACCTCTTTCCTCTTCAATCTTTAATGCACGACCGTTCCATCCAAGCtattcatatataaatatatgtttcttCTTGCACAATTAGTAAATAGATTTGTTTCTTTCGTCTAAAGGTATTAAtatattatattgtattataTTACAACTATCTtcaccaaaaaaaataaaatagtgtACAGATAAAAATGTATAGTACTATATATTGACCAAGAAGAAGCAAATTAGTTTgtaaacataaataatatatgATTATTATTGGAACAATAGTGACATTGatttgtgtgtatatatacaAATATGGAGGCATTTATGAAGACATGGATAGTAGCATGCAAAGAGTTGGcaatattcatatacatatatagatatatttatatatatactactgGTTGCACAATTTTTTGATCATGTGAAGTGCAGTCATTCAAATTTAGCAAAGTGAAAAACACAGTAGTTGAGGGCATCACATCTTTTAGACAGCAAATGGTTCCATTTTTCCGTATATAAGAGTAGTAACTTCACTTTCCAAGATGTGAAAGTAACTGCTCCAGGTGATGACTACATTGTCGTAGTGCAAGACACCAACATCAAAACTAACGATGATTGCATTGCCATACTGCAAAacacacatacatacatatatatatatatatatacaccagGTGTTCCTGCTATAAATTAGTTAGACAAACTATCGAATTAATAAACCCAACAATTTTTCACACGGATCTGCACGACTTATTATCCAAACTGTGACTTATGATCATAAATGATAGACTCTCATATCAATTAACTCGAAGGTTAATCTAGTAACTTATAATAATATTTGCCTTCAGATACGATCTATAGTACATACTATCTCTACTTCAGAAATCTCTGAAGGAAAGATTTAGaagaacatttttttttataataaacacTGTGATATTTTATTGCTTAGTAATTCTCTCCCTTACACAAAGAGAGAGGATGACCTTATATAACCACGTACTCAAGCATACAAACTTATCAAACCATAGTCAAACCTAACCAACCATAGTTGGAACAAGATAAGGAATAAGATTCATTGACCAAAGCAAAAGACTAAATGACAAAAGCATAAAATATAAGTGATAAGATTCCCTGACCAAAGCAAAAGGCTAAACgacataatatttatttaaaaattgtttCATGGTTGGCTTCGTAGTTAGAATTATATGTTGGATCCTCGTGGAGCGGGTTCCATCCTGTCAGTTCTTCTTCATCCTGATCACTGCCAGTTGGAGGATAAGCCTCATAGTCTGTATATGTCATATCCCATTATTTTCATGTGTATTGAAATAGATAAGGATCTTGCATATCTGGAGTGTCGGCATGTGAGTCTTGAGAATCTTCAAAGTAATAACTTTTTCGCAAAATTACCCCTTCAGTGTCGGTCAATTTGTACAGTGACGGGTATTTTTTCTTTAAAGTTTTTTTGAGTTTGGTGGCCtgatttgtttaattttttgcaATGTAGAAGGCTTCAAGGGCTCTTGTTATCTTGCAAGTATAGTCAGAAGGGAACATTTCCCAATAAGCGTTTTCTTTTGGCTTGGGCCATAACTCTGGAGGTATAGTCTGATTTTTTTCAAACTCACTTTTTCGAATGTCCATGTATTCTTTCCCCCCAAGACCGCATAGTGGATCTTCTTTTGACTCGCATATTTCGAATGTTGGATTTATAACTATATTATGCTCTGCATCAAGTTTTGCATTAAGACTAAGAAAGAGAATAGTATAACAGTTCATTAGGCTGACAACATTTGGGCATGGTGGGTAGATAAAAGTAGGCCTATCATTCTTGACTTTTTCCCATTCAGCCGGTTGGACCTTTTTCCATTTTTCCAATGGAGCAAACCTAGACAGAATGTTCATTTGCACTTGGTAAGTCGGTTTGAACCTTTCTTGGTCCATGAATGGTTTTATTGATGTGTGCAAGGCCATAGTTTATACCTCAACAACTATTGTAAAAACACTGGCCATATACCAGAAGAAGTGAGCTACTAGTTTTGGTGTAAAGATAACGTCTTGAAGACGTAAGATTTGAGCAAATGGATACTTTGGATGGATTCCAAAGTCATTTTATATAGAAGGTCCGAGTTTGGAAATCATAAAATTCTTAAGAAAGATTGCTCTGTGAGTTGCTCTTTCTTTTGCTAATTTGTAGGACttct from Humulus lupulus chromosome 5, drHumLupu1.1, whole genome shotgun sequence encodes the following:
- the LOC133834745 gene encoding DNA mismatch repair protein MSH3 isoform X3, with translation MGKQKQQVISRFFAPKSKTPTSSTPPNPSSSLPSPSSSFLVVPPTPPPKISATVTFSPSKRLRTSPASRPPKVPKLSPHTHNPIPQLPSSSLHQKFLEKLLEPTSHIAEQHKTSSTPSSSKSTVKYTPLEQQVVDLKKKHPDVLLMVEVGYKYRFFGEDAEMAARVLGIYAHMDHNFLTASVPTFRLNVHVRRLVSAGFKVGVVKQTETAAIKAHGSNSIGPFCRGLSALYTKATLEAAEDVGGKEEGCGADSNYLVCAVEKSVLVEKMDSSFGMESGIEVKVGIVGVEISTGDVVYGEFNDNFMRSGLEAVILSLSPAEFILGQPLSKQTEKLLLGYAGPTSNIRVERISRDCFMDGGALAEVMTLYEKMDDYNSLDDLKQNKEGIMNMPDLVIQALALTIRYLKQFGFERIFCQGASFRPLSSNFEMTLSANALQQLEFPFQVLQNNNDGSESGSLLQSMNHTLTIFGSRLLRHWVTRPLCDRNLIIARHDAVSEIGESMGSTQAFQEDAENAQIKKPEFYHVLSSVLTNLGRAPDIQRGITRIFHRTATPTEFISVIQAILHAGKQLQQLYNEVEEESNEFLKTTNVCSELLRKLILTASSSTVIRHAAKLLSSLDKDAADKRDLQNLIISGGQFLEVARARKEIQSTKGELDSLITLFRKQLRMSKLEFMSVSGTTHLIELSIDVKVPLNWVKVNSTKKTIRYHPPEVLSALDKLSLANEELNIACQSAWNSFLEEFGKYYSDFQAAVQALAALDCLHSLAILSRNKNYVRPLLVCDDEPVQIHISDGHHPVLEIILQDSFVPNNTDLHAEREYCQIVTGPNMGGKSCYIRQVALIAIMAQVGSFVPASSAKLHVLDGIYTRMGASDSIQQGRSTFLEELSEASHILRTCTARSLVIIDELGRGTSTHDGVAIAYATLHHLLEHKRCMVLFVTHYPKIAEIITKFPISVGAYHVSYLASHKTKGSMATESDHDVTYLYKLVPGVSDKSFGLKVAELAQLPSSCIRRASTMATKLEMVVSNRTGSKHSNLQLLDSTSLYEKEKEKRLKMESREWLGTYKQFMMDLEALLSVEDQVKSFQHLEEARDIAQKLLSCRDNDSPLLSRNSTQEAPL